GCATCTCAGGCTCGTGTAGCCCTTTCTCCGGGAAGCAGAGAGGACTAGTCCCTACAGCTCCTACTTCATTAAAAGTACAGGTGCTCAATCCAAATAGGGAACGAAATGGAAGTGTCTTGATGGATAGCTCACTGCAGGAAATGAGAGATGGAGCCTCTGTGGTTGACTTGGACCCCAAGCCCACCGTTGCTGGTGGCGTCCGCGATGTATACGGTGAGGACACTGCCACCGAGGATCAGCTCGTCACGCCTTGGTCCCTCTCTGTTGCTAGGTAAGCATTATCAATTAGCAATTCTTGACGCTAATATAGGTTTTGTAACATTCgcctatttttataatttggaTCTTCGATGATATCCATGTTTTTAGCTTGTTATgttctttgttgttgatgtctATGCTACTTTAGATTGGATCTTTGGCCGTGTCCATGTTACTTTATGGCTCCGTTTGGCTCTATTGCATTttcctttttcaaaaaaataaaaaaaaattggaagCAACTGAATCGATAGTTGGTTAGACAATAAATAGTCATATTtgcaaagaaaattatatatgtattttaagAAATGCAAATTCGTTTTCCCTTTTTCAgttgtctttttcttttggcAAAGAGTTACTTTTTCTCACTAGTTAAGCACTTATCTTCAATTGTTTTTATGCAATCTTATTTTTCctaccttttctttttcctttgttTCATTTGGTTTTTGGAGCATTGGGTTTCGGTTTTCTTTTCTCATCTATCTTAGTAATTTGAATGCCATAAGCTTACCTGATCTTAATTGATTATGTTCTGCTAGCTTTCTTACTTGATGGCTCCTTTCTGATGCTGCAGTGGATATTCTTTGTTGCGAGATCCGCACCACAACAAAGGTCTTGCCTTCAATGAAAAAGAGAGGGATGCTCACTACTTGCGCGGCCTTCTCCCCCCAGCAGTGGTGTCTCAGGAGGTTCAGGttgtttttctttatttgttGCATCTTTATCTATTTTACCTTTGATAAGGTTTCTTTTATTACATGAATTGTTGATGAAACTTTTGGCACCTATACTGATCAGGTGAAGAAAATGATGCACATCATTCGACAGTATCAACTTCCATTGCAAAAGTACATGGCTATGATGGATCTTCAGGTAGCTGGAAAGTTTCTCTGGTTCTGTGCTCGACTTATCCTACCTGTATTATTCACGCTTCAGTGTATAGAATTGTAATTGACTCAAAGTTTGCATGTTAACTgatttattgatgattatgacCAGTATGATTACTGTTGATTACTTTATTTTACAATACTGCATATTTTCTTCACTAGCAGTGCATATTTTATTGAGTAATTGGTATTGTGAATAATCAGCAGTGTCCGTTTCTAGAACTTGGTGCCATTTTCTGGAATTTTTGTTTTAGCTAGTACTACTGGACTTTTCACCTTTATTTCAtagaaaatatgaaataaaCATACTTCCTCATTGCAGGAGAGAAATGAAAAACTGTTCTACAAGCTTCTCATAGACAATGTTGAGGAGATGCTCCCTATTGTTTACACTCCAACTGTTGGTGAGGCATGCCAGAAATATGGAAGTATCTTTAGTCGTCCTCAGGGTCTTTACATCAGTTTGAATGAAAAGTAAATACTGCACTATATATTTGTATTCTTCATTTCTGTCATAGCAAATCTCTGTTGCGATGCTTTCTTGCTATATATGGTCAAGctgataaattttcttttacagGGGTAGAATCCTTGAGGTATTGAGGAACTGGCCTGAGAAGAATATTCAAGTCATTGTTGTGACTGATGGCGAGCGTATTTTGGGGCTAGGGGACCTTGGATGTCATGTGAGATCTATATATATGCTGTTTCAAAAGTTTCACTGCTTCTTTTACCccttcatctctctctctctctctctctctcttactcTTATTTGCATGGCAACATAATTgattaaacttaattttttattcttttagggTATGGGGATACCTGTAGGCAAACTCTCTTTGTATACAGCACTTGGTGGAGTTCGTCCTTCAGCTGTAAGTATCAACATatatttttgcttttattttgagttcctttttcttcattcttaTTTTTTGTGGGACACACCTGAGCCAAAATACTTGTAATCTAATTCTATTCTGTTGTTGTATTTTATCTTGTTTAGAATTCCACAAGCCTGTGCATGTTTGCATCTAGCTTCTTAATCGAAGCCTTTTCTGGCAGAACTTAAAAATTTCCAGAGTGATgccatcttttttctttttttggtttggAAGTGGTATTTTATTGCTTCACTCTGTTTTATTTTGTTTGATGATGTAATGCCTATTTTAGCTGCATGTACAGGATTAAATAATGTGGCAATTCTTGGCGAAGTTTTGCATCTTGTCATTTCCATTATCATTGACAAAAATGATATTCAATAATGTCAATTATTTGCAGTGCCTGCCTGTTACAATTGATGTGGGAACCAACAATGAGAAACTGTTAAATGATGAGTTCTACATAGGGCTCAGGCAAAGAAGAGCTACTGGACAGGTAAATGATGTGTTCACTTAACTTGTATTTACTTCTTTTGTGCTCATGAGATTTTTTTTCCTAGGTGTTATGTAATTTTCCGTTAAAGTGGATGTTCATCTTTATTTCAGGAATATTCTGAATTGCTACATGAATTCATGAGTGCAGTCAAGCAGAAGTATGGTGAGAGAGTGCTCATTCAGGTTGTTAGCTACAGATATAGATATTGGCGATCCTTTTGTTGATTTCTGCTCTACTACATCCATtgattgagttggtttacacgTGTACTCTTTTATGGTTAACTTTGTATGCACTTACTTTTTAATATGTGGTAACTCTGCAGTTTGAAGACTTTGCAAACCATAACGCTTTTGACTTGCTTGCAAAATATGGTGCTACTCATCTTGTCTTCAATGATGATATTCAGGTAATTTGTACTTCATGGTTGTATTATTTCTAGCAATTATGATGGACATAGCTCTAATACTTAAATCAATTGTTCTATTCCAGGGCACAGCATCTGTGGTCCTTGCAGGGCTTGTTGCAGCACTAAAATTAGTTGGTGGAACACTAGCTGACcacaaatttttatttcttggTGCTGGAGAGGTGAGTAGATATTAGATACAGCTTGTACTGATAGTAGTTTGCTAGGTTTGCTTCTGTTGCAATAATTAACAAGGGAGAATCATAATTCAAAATGTAGGATTTATGGAAGTTTGTGAATATGTAAGGTGGTAAAGGGAAATATGCGAGCATATGTATTTTAAAGGGTTCTTTATCATGCATGCAACTGCCTGACCATGACTGCGTCATCAACCTCATTCTGTTTTCATAGATTTTTTCCCCTTCTACTTTGTTGTTATGTCTCACTTGATTGCTGATAACAGGCTGGCACTGGAATTGCTGAGCTCATAGCCCTTGAGATGTCCAAACAGGTCTGAAAATCATCTCTTTATGTATGAACCTTGGATATGATTATAAAAGCATTAGATGTCAAATAGACCTTGATGGTTATATGTTTTATCTTATTCTTTGTGCAGACAAACATGCCAGTGGAAGAGACTCGCAAGAGGATTTGGCTTGTGGATTCAAAGGTAGTAAAAATCTGTTTCCATTCTGGCTTAATGGAAGGAGAATGATCATTAGCTCAATAGCTCCTCTTTTGTTTCATTTTTATCAGTTATAAATATGCATAGGTAATTCCTTTGCAGGGTTTGATTGTTAGTTCGCGAAAGGAATCACTCCAACATTTTAAGAAGCCCTGGGCTCATGAGCACAAACCTATAAAGACGCTTCTGGATGCTGTCAATGTGTGGATTCTCTCTCTCATCTTATCCCCTCTCACAGTGCAAAAGAAAAATGtattcttattctttttccttCTCTGATTTCCATCAGGACATTAAGCCAACAGTGTTGATTGGAACGTCAGGAGTAGGAAGAACATTTACTAAAGAAGTGATTGAGGCTATGGCCTCCTTCAATGAGGTATGAATCTCTACCCATCTACTTTGATGTTGAAGTTTGAGCTCTAATATAACCAGATTTTGCATGATCACATGCAGAGACCTATAATTCTTGCTCTCTCCAACCCAACTTCACAGTCTGAATGTACCGCTGAGGAAGCTTATACGTGGAGTAAGGTAATGCAAACATACTTGTGCATGTTATTTGCCACATAAGAGATACATATTGCAGTGATTTTGCTCACTTTGCATATGATATTGTTGGATTTTATTTAGATGGACTATGTTTGACTTGCAGGGTCGTGCCATTTTTGCAAGTGGAAGCCCATTTGCCCCTGTTGAATATGAGGGGAAAGTTCATGTGCCTGGTCAGGTAGGAAGTCTTGGGgtttaaatgattttataagTAGAGTTGTTGGTACACTGGATATTGATTATTtccattattattttattggtcaGGCAAACAATGCATACATTTTCCCTGGATTTGGTCTGGGTTTGATAATGTCTGGCACAATCCGTGTTCATGACGATATGCTTCTGGCAGCATGTAAGTGAACAAATGAATGCTTATTATTTCACCTTAAGTTTGCTGAAATGGTAAACTTTTAGGGAACATGTTTTTCAACTAACCCTACATAAAGTCTCCTTTCATCATTTAGAATTATTAGGTCTTGTTCTTGCATTTGAAACCGTGGGACACATCTAAAAGTGGGACCCGCAACATAGAGCTTGGAGGATTTAGAATACTAGGATAGTGTGTATTTTTGGGGCTTGATCTTATAACTCTGTCTTTAGCTTTATTTTTGGGCTTGATCTTATACTTCTTTCTTTAGCTCTTTTGAAGGTTGTAATATTTTAGACGTTTATCATGTTTTGTTCCTAGGTTTTAATTAGTTCCATGTTTTTGTTCAATTCTTTGGTGCAGCGGAAGCTTTAGCTGCCCAGGTGACCCAGGAGAACTTCGACAAGGGACAAATATACCCACCATTCACAAACATCAGAAAGATCTCTGCCGAAATCGCGGCCAATGTGGCTGCTAAAGCTTATGAACTTGGTGAGTTCTTTATACTTCTAATTGAGCTCATCCATGATGTGATATGAAAGTCCTAGCTTGTGATCCATATATTTATTGTCTCGCAATCCCTTGTGTATAGGTCTGGCTACTCGCCTCCCTCAGCCTAAGGATCTGGTCAAGTACGCTGAAAGCTGTATGTACAGCCCTGTCTACCGAAGCTATCGGTGAAGTGGTACAAGCCTAATATCACTCCCACCTTAAACTATGCCTTCACGCTGTCTCTGAAAGAAAGATGGGAAAGAAAAAGATTATAAAAGTAGATATCCACTTTTAGTCATATAATCAGCTGttctgcaatttttttttcctcctccCCCCTTTATTTTTTGAGTTCTTATTGTCAATCTTTTCTTTTGTACGTTATCCTGCAAGTCATTTGATGGGTAAGAACGAGCACAATAGGTTGCTGCATGCTAGTATTTGATGAATGCAGTTGAATATAGCTGGAAAAGCTGTTGTGGACTTGAAAAAATCTCACATGAAAATGAAATTCAGTAGTGTTATTTGACTTGTCATCTATTCAGAATAGGTAATCCAAGAATCCTGGATTCTCCGAATGTAATGTAAAGGGGATAAATGAATGAATGACAATTAATTCCAGGATGGTGACAGTTCTTGGCCAAGTGAATCCAACCCAAAATTTGCCTGGATGGTCATGGACGAATCAACGCGGAAGTTATTGAAAGAATGAGTAGTCAAATGGGATTTTTCTTAGTTTGATTGAATTGGGCGAGTTTTCACCGGATTAGGAAAAATAACCCTGTTCAAAGCTACTGCAGCAGTATTTTGTTGATGGTAAATTTGGGTCAAAGTCTAATTTACCTCAAAGCTATGTTCCCCCTTCAACCAAAGAAAATTGGTGAAAAATGAATTTCCATTTTAATTGTGATTTCTTAACATCTTCTATTATAAATTATACCTAGACTAATTTAGTCTAATGGGTATTTTACTCCCTTGATCAGGTTCATGgatctaaaaaaagaaaaaaaaatcagaggCAAATCCAACAGGCTTGTTAACAGAAAACGGCAAAGCAGCAACATCTAAATAATTAAATCCTTTGGTTTTCACCTCACATAGCTCAAGGCAGCTGGGCTTGTGTCGGTCCACTTTTTAAGTAAATCTTTGGCCCAATTTGAGATTGAGTTTCCAAAGTTCAAAAAGATTCACACTAAATCTTTGTTGacattcttaattttaaattaatgttaatatatttttattaaaatattagctatatatttaatataaatttttttaaccttTTATCCAAATTAATCCAGAgtttcaattataaattttttataatttatagtcATACTATAGGATAGGAGTGACATTATAATCCAAACTTAGAGGTTGACTCATGGTAGGTTAAGGTTAAATTTGGagtcaaaatattaaatttatattgttgTGTCACATTTTCTTAGCAACTCCCTTAAAGCCAAGGTAGGTTTATTAGAATATGGAGGAATTGACTTCTTATATTCAAAATCAACCCATTTTTGTCCAATCaatttctcattttcttcttgCAATATTTCAAACATGGAAAAGTTCATCCGTCTCCCATAATGTCTACTTGCAGCCATATAATAcattattatgtaattaaaaaaattaatatatattcatttaCTTATAATTGTCATTAATATTTCTATataataattagattaattaaattgtCTCTATTAATctactaataaaaaatatgatactTTTTTCATTTAgtctataataatttaattctctcaattttgattaatttctttaatttacatttaaaatttaatagaataattattttattaataaaataaaaattcaaaattatcttttaaaGTATCTTGTTCTCCAAAATGTAAGAGATTGTTATGCAAACCGCGtaataaattatagtaaaattataatttaatccttaaatatttttattattaataaatcagtttctatatttttaaaaatttattaaaacgtctttattttttctctcatcctttatttatttttaacggaaaaaaaaatattttaataaatttctgaaaatacagAGACTGACTTGTTAGTAATAGTAATATGTAATGACTATATAAAGAGTTTTATTtgagtataaaataaaattttaaattttttttttattttttatttatttttaaaataaaatagatgaagggactattttattaacGAAAAAGAAgaattgacttattaataatgacaatatttataaattaaattataaatatcgtCAATTTTATTGACGTATGGCAATatttatgaattaaattataaatattctcaaaatataactattaaatttagTGTATAAGAGTATATGTTGAATAATGTAAGAAGTAATAATAGCCAAAATAGAAAAAAACGTGTCAAACTTTTTTTCATCTTCAATTATGGGCTCCACTCAATTCTTTTTAGACTTATCTTCACTAcctcaattaaataaaaaatatttattttcatattaaattcaAGAAGGATAATTTTATCCAACCCATATTTAAATGGACCACtctatcaatttaaatttaaatccacatatttataatattctcaatttttttttaccagTCTTTCAATACTTATTGCAcgaatatttatttttgacaattaaactaaattaaactgttgaatagtaaaaatattaaaagtaaaaaattattattattattattattattcctgTGTGATTTGTTTTCGGCTTAGTGGAAGCCGGAAGGTATTGATCTGTCAAAGGATCGTGGAACTCCTCTCGTTGAAGATAACATTgtctatttcattttattttagccACAATGGATAAAAAGGAAGTTATCTCTTTGGAGTTGCAGATAATAATGAAAACAAATGGTCTGCAAAGTTCGACTTTTGCTCCCTACCTTTGTCCATCTTCTAACCCATCATCTGCCACGTGGCCGACTTAAACTGTCCCTTTAACTATgtctttttctttaatttttaagaaaattattatttaatttttaaaatataacaaaattaattaattaattctatattttttaaaaattcatcaaATAGTTGTTGTAATTTTAAAAGCTCAATCATAAAAGATTTCTCCCATTAAATTGTCATATTACTAGTAATTTATCTCTTGTATTTTATAGTACTAAAATTTAACTATAAGAGTTTGAAAtttctatttttcaaaatataaaaaataattaaataattataatatactgcttgaactaaataataatttttttaaaaattttattatataattagtgCTTGAGAAGATAATTAAGCTCTTTCATGATTAGATGAGAGGGTAAATAATTATTACCAAAATTCAACCTTAAAAATATCTCTACAAGTACTAATTGAATTTTCTATTTTCATGTCTTGTCTTTGCATAATCAACCAATTTGGTGGTGCTAATGGCAAACAATGTGTTCCCACTTCTTTTAACCTATCTAgggataataataatatttattttctaaaaaaaataataattacatattacatatatattaatatattagcttattttttatattatgctTGCATTCTCCCTACCCAGTTTGGAAAAATATGAAtgatttaatatgtttttaaaaataaaaattttaataattaattttattaaattatgataACTAAATAGTTTTTCTTTATAGACTGAAAACTTTTCCGTTTTatctaaaaaaaagaaaaaaaaaaaacaggagTGCTTTGTAGAACTCTAATCATTTGAAGAAACAATCATGCCTTATCATCAATGAAacataaaataattactttttaaaaattcatatcgCAAACGTGCCAACCAATAGGAATATATTCAATCAGAGAACATTTATCTTcaatcaaataataaagtaaaaaataaaaaatatttagatataACTAGATAACTTTTGGAGTGAAAAGGATAATTGAATAAGATACCCAATACGATGGTAAAGAATTCAAGATAAACATTGCATATAATTGTAAAAAGTATCTCAGATAAATGCTcttaaattatcaaaaaatagatattatgcaagtattaaaattttatagatttaatttaatgcagtttttgaattataaaattaattaataaattttttgatattatataaattaaataataattttatctaattaaaaatatacaaaagTGATATAAGATATATCAAGCATTGGGAAGCAAGACATAATAATTAGTGTGCAATCCTCATGGATTAGGAAAATCATTTAAAGTAAGAGAATCCCATTAATGCTCCAAGTACTCGTGTGCGGCGATCCTTTACTAAGGCCCCACATTAAGTATATGTGGGCCATGGTTAATTCCACGTGGAACACTATTTTTGGTCAAATACATCCACTAGACTTTTTGGTAGCCCCAATCTATATTTACTAAAATCCCCAAGATGCCCCTCTCTTGAACAGGCACAAGAGTGCATTTTGATAGTGAAATTGATGTTCTTCCCATGGGAGAAATTGGCAGCAACGGGGTAAATTACGTGTCTGTCTCTCCTAacgaataaaataattatggaGATAAATTATCACTTATATTAAAcaacaaattaataaatatttaaatataatttataaaaataaataaaattttaattaattttttaaaaaataaataattaacgtaatttaaattatttaaattcgtatttattatattttaatatcaatttatattatttataacttttattaaaaaaatatatttatcataacaaaatattaggttatataagaatttatatagtaaaatatttttatacaagTTTATTCCGTActattttaacataaaaattatattataacatTATGTGCAATTTTTCTCCCAGAAAGATTATTATATCTTATCTTATATTAAAAGAAGAATAAACAAAGAAAgtaaaaaatagaaagaaattGGCTGTTGGTGACTTGGTGGCCCCAAATATCAAAGAAAGGAATTTCCAATTTGTAGCTCTTATACTTCTCCTTCTACTAATTTGGTAGCAAAATCAAAGAAACAACCCACCTCTTTCCTCTCGCCACAATCTCACTCGTTTCCATGTGGAAGGATACACAAGTAAATTCCTTAAtgcaaatttttatatttatcagaATATATGCttattcaattaataaaaaaattaacgtaATCTATGAAAATTATTACGtaatttaaatttgttaattttttatttttataaatcccTCCTAAATTCCCCCGAAAAGTCTAACTTCCAAAATTACCCTTCCCTTGCTACTTCTCCCTGCTCCAGATAAATTCCCCACTCCTTTGATCTCATCTTCTTCCATGCAATCTCTATATTCCTCTTTATCTGTTTCTATATTAACCTTGCTCCCGTCGAGTCGGCGGTGATTCGCCTGAGTCATTCACCATGACTCGACGGTGCTCGCATTGCAGCAACAACGGCCACAACTCCCGCACCTGCCCCGTGCGCTCCTCTGGCGCCTCGTCTACGTCTGCTTCTTCCGCCGTCGGAGTCAGGCTCTTCGGTGTTAGACTCACTGATGGTTCCATTATCAAGAAGAGTGCTAGCATGGGCAACTTGTCGGCGCACTATCACTCCTCTTCATCAGCCGCCGCTTCACCCAATCCTGACTCTCCCTCATCGGATCACGTCCGCGATTCAGGGAACGTTCCTGAAGGGTATTTGTCTGATGACCCGGTCCATGCTAGCAGCTCCACCAATCGACgcggagagagaaagaaaggttttctctcttttttttttttttctgttctcTTTTCCACGGCAAAAAAAGGGTCTTGTTTTACCGGATATGTTTGTGAATTTGTTGGGTATTTTTCTTTTGCTGATATAACTACATAAGTTCTCTtaattatcaatatttttttttaaaaaaaaaacgtaTACTtactttttcatttaatttttaaagagaTCGTATAGTTATATATAATGTTCGGATTTATTTTGGTTTCTAATTTTGGTTTTGTTGATCATGAAATTATTGGTTGATTGATTTTGGGCTAAGGTGCAGGCTATCATCCGTATTTTTGAATTTGCTTATGATTTTACGTATTTTCTGTCGCCTGAACTTGGTCGTTTACGTTTATTCCATGATGGTTAACTCTTTTAAAGGACTTTAATAACTCAATTTAAAAATTGTTACATCGTTTTATGCCCAAAATCATCTTAATTTTGGATTTTTATTTACCTTCAAATGTCCTCAGATTCAACAAATGGTTTCTGGTTAAGTTCTAGGAAGATAATCTTGAACCGCTACATTGCTAAAGACGGTAATGAGAAATTTGTAGCCATTTGAAGAAACCCTCTTTGCCTTGTACTTTTTCATGCTTGAAGGTGGTGAATTCTGCTTCTTGCATACGCAgtacatataataataattttaaaaaatgcttTCATTTATATATCATGCTTTTACAATGAAACGCACAAGCATTTTTGCCAATTTGTCATGAAAATGTCATTATGCAgactttgataaaaaaaaatacttgctTAGGCCTTCTGTTGAAGTTCCCTTTTGTTAACTTATTTTTCTTCCTTCCTATCTTGGATTTATACGAGAACTGTTgttttcaacttttttttttttaaagttaaattgGGAGTTGCAGGAGCGTATCTATATATTCTAGTGGTAGTGATAGTACATAGTAACTGGGTTGCCTGGTAAATTATGAAGTGTGACACTTACTTTCGAAATGATGCTTATGATGATTTGAGAAGAAATAAAGAGCAAGAAAGGAAAATGATTAGTGATGGTATGCACTTATCCTCATTATACTTGTGAATATTCTATtaacattttcttccttttttatcTTCTTTCTAGACCAGCGGGTTTAAAACTTATATTTGAAACTTTCGTGTTATTGTGAAAGATACTGACTAtttataaacttgttaatttCTCATGCA
This sequence is a window from Manihot esculenta cultivar AM560-2 chromosome 4, M.esculenta_v8, whole genome shotgun sequence. Protein-coding genes within it:
- the LOC110613519 gene encoding NADP-dependent malic enzyme encodes the protein MISLKSSFLSNTGISGSCSPFSGKQRGLVPTAPTSLKVQVLNPNRERNGSVLMDSSLQEMRDGASVVDLDPKPTVAGGVRDVYGEDTATEDQLVTPWSLSVASGYSLLRDPHHNKGLAFNEKERDAHYLRGLLPPAVVSQEVQVKKMMHIIRQYQLPLQKYMAMMDLQERNEKLFYKLLIDNVEEMLPIVYTPTVGEACQKYGSIFSRPQGLYISLNEKGRILEVLRNWPEKNIQVIVVTDGERILGLGDLGCHGMGIPVGKLSLYTALGGVRPSACLPVTIDVGTNNEKLLNDEFYIGLRQRRATGQEYSELLHEFMSAVKQKYGERVLIQFEDFANHNAFDLLAKYGATHLVFNDDIQGTASVVLAGLVAALKLVGGTLADHKFLFLGAGEAGTGIAELIALEMSKQTNMPVEETRKRIWLVDSKGLIVSSRKESLQHFKKPWAHEHKPIKTLLDAVNDIKPTVLIGTSGVGRTFTKEVIEAMASFNERPIILALSNPTSQSECTAEEAYTWSKGRAIFASGSPFAPVEYEGKVHVPGQANNAYIFPGFGLGLIMSGTIRVHDDMLLAASEALAAQVTQENFDKGQIYPPFTNIRKISAEIAANVAAKAYELGLATRLPQPKDLVKYAESCMYSPVYRSYR